In Colias croceus chromosome 12, ilColCroc2.1, one genomic interval encodes:
- the LOC123696181 gene encoding transmembrane protein 222 codes for MNGDQSPGSPIDISDREQAVLMDPIDHNRARYPYCIVWTPIPVLTWIFPLLGHMGICMSNGVIRDFAGPYFVSEDLMAFGNPTKYWQLSPHRAANGQAGWDAAVSEASEMYKKRMHIIFYDNCHSHVATALNIMNYNGCKNWNMVKLAFYMIPYSKYVSFGAFLKTWLPFCIIVAFICGLAATI; via the exons ATGAACGGTGACCAAAGCCCCGGCAGCCCAATTGACATCAGCGACCGAGAGCAAGCCGTACTGATGGATCCCATCGACCACAACAGAGCGCGGTACCCGTATTGTATCGTTTGGACCCCTATTCCTGTATTGAC ATGGATATTTCCTTTACTAGGCCACATGGGCATCTGTATGTCCAATGGAGTGATCCGCGACTTTGCTGGTCCATACTTTGTGTCTGAAGACTTGATGGCGTTTGGGAACCCCACCAAATACTGGCAGCTGTCTCCGCACAGAGCTGCCAACGGCCAGGCTGGCTGGGATGCTGCAGTTTCAGAAGCCTCCGAGATGTATAAAAAGAGAATG CACATAATATTCTATGACAACTGCCATTCCCACGTGGCGACAGCTCTGAACATCATGAACTACAACGGCTGCAAGAACTGGAACATGGTCAAACTGGCCTTCTACATGATACCATACTCCAAGTATGTGAG CTTTGGAGCCTTCTTGAAGACATGGCTGCCGTTCTGCATCATAGTTGCGTTTATCTGTGGTTTGGCTGCCACTATATAA
- the LOC123696182 gene encoding uncharacterized protein LOC123696182, with product MFTALFGKRRSSPVEDETPPIPGPKADDGFVVIDPNASGGGGLYPSVSGVPYPPRPAPPLPGRRPHRIDPTFHYLQGVPFSLSRELQMSANKDAFATEIGDLLAFLTNKMNMSAYNYDFSAEKSVLKEC from the coding sequence ATGTTTACCGCATTATTTGGTAAAAGAAGATCATCTCCAGTGGAAGACGAAACGCCACCAATACCCGGCCCTAAAGCTGACGATGGCTTTGTTGTAATTGATCCCAATGCTTCCGGCGGTGGAGGCTTGTATCCCAGTGTGAGTGGAGTACCGTATCCACCCAGGCCAGCTCCCCCACTTCCGGGACGCAGACCGCATCGTATTGATCCAACTTTCCACTATTTACAAGGTGTTCCATTTTCATTATCTCGTGAACTTCAAATGTCCGCTAATAAAGATGCATTTGCTACGGAAATCGGTGATCTTTTAGCGTTTTTGACGAACAAAATGAATATGAGTGCATATAACTATGACTTCTCTGCTGAAAAGAGTGTTTTGAAGGAGTGTTAA
- the LOC123696257 gene encoding glucose dehydrogenase [FAD, quinone]-like — protein sequence MYCVQLLKWQLPRIIKFNFNNNVPGSGGALIGSSYDYAYGTRPNNVSCLASRGAACRFARGRVLGGSTAINLMMYTRGSPHNYEYDLPGWTWDDIKPYFLRYEGLRDLHKLPASSRPYHNTSGVVPIGYFQDVNNPWQKRIIKGFNALNIPFNADINGASQIGVSKVLAFTANGERVNTAESYLNIPGVRKNLRLLKNTKCLKIIIDERNTAKGVIVIRNNEIYRMYAKKEVILSAGTIGSTHLLLLSGIGPAEHLRKHNIPVKADLPVGRDMSDHFAPLVYMKVNDQPTKSNVLAVGSKVIEGLEWLLARRGPLSTSGLTDITTFVNTKCYDFKLKRLLHDRPECDVPTSQYIHAYLERGFARLAKPIYDRVIGHVPEVADQMVVENDKSGFIVVTLPVLQPYSRGWIELASADVYDAPVISPNYLHDDRDVQEIVRAIRILEDLTQTPEYRAQNASLFKYKLAGCPDGEEEGYWACYARHMTYSVYHAGGTVSLGGVLDARLRVRGVRRLRVADASVLPRLPAASTAAVALAIGERVVDFLLEDDTHNACAYGNATML from the exons ATGTATTGTGTCCAATTACTTAAGTGGCAATTACcgagaataataaaatttaattttaataataat GTGCCTGGCTCGGGGGGTGCTCTGATCGGCAGCAGCTACGACTACGCGTACGGCACGCGGCCCAACAACGTGTCGTGCCTGGCGTCGCGCGGCGCGGCGTGCCGCTTCGCACGCGGCCGCGTGCTCGGGGGCTCCACAGCCATCAACCTCATGATGTACACCCGCGGTAGCCCACACAACTACGAATACGACCTGCCCGGCTGGACCTGGGACGACATCAAGCCGTATTTCCTGAGATACGAAGGGCTACGAGACCTCCACAAATTGCCTGCGTCATCGCGCCCGTATCATAACACGTCTGGAGTCGTTCCTATCGGATACTTCCAGGACGTTAACAATCCGTGGCAGAAAAGGATCATTAAAGGATTCAATGCTCTCAATATTCCTTTTAACGCGGATATTAATGGGGCATCACAAATCGGTGTATCTAAAGTTCTAGCTTTCACTGCGAACGGTGAGCGCGTCAACACGGCCGAATCTTATCTCAATATTCCCGGCGTCAGGAAAAACTTACGCCTccttaaaaacacaaaatgttTGAAGATTATTATCGACGAGAGGAACACGGCGAAAGGTGTTATAGTCATTCgcaataatgaaatatatcGGATGTACGCGAAAAAGGAAGTCATTCTCAGCGCAGGAACGATCGGTTCGactcatttattattactgtCCGGGATCGGCCCAGCAGAGCATTTGCGAAAGCATAACATTCCAGTCAAAGCCGATCTGCCCGTCGGTAGAGATATGTCCGATCATTTTGCGCCTTTAGTATATATGAAAGTAAACGATCAACCGACAAAATCAAATGTTTTAGCCGTGGGCTCAAAAGTAATAGAGGGATTAGAATGGCTCCTGGCGCGACGCGGCCCGCTGTCGACTTCGGGGCTCACAGATATAACCACGTTCGTGAATACAAAATGCTACGACTTTAAATTGAAGCGGCTGCTACACGACCGGCCGGAGTGTGACGTGCCGACGTCGCAGTACATCCACGCGTACTTGGAGCGCGGTTTCGCCAGACTCGCGAAGCCGATATACGACCGAGTGATCGGACACGTGCCCGAGGTCGCGGACCAGATGGTGGTGGAGAACGACAAGAGCGGCTTCATCGTGGTCACGTTGCCCGTGCTGCAGCCCTACTCCCGCGGCTGGATAGAGCTGGCGAGCGCCGACGTGTACGACGCGCCGGTGATCAGCCCCAACTACTTGCACGACGACCGCGACGTGCAGGAGATAGTGCGAGCTATCAGGATCCTGGAGGACCTGACGCAGACACCGGAGTACAGGGCACAAAACGCGTCGCTGTTTAAATACAAGCTGGCGGGTTGTCCGGACGGAGAGGAGGAAGGTTACTGGGCGTGCTACGCGCGGCACATGACGTACTCGGTGTACCACGCGGGGGGCACGGTGTCGCTGGGCGGCGTGCTGGACGCGCGGCTGCGGGTGCGCGGCGTGCGGCGCCTGCGCGTGGCCGACGCGTCCGTTCTGCCGCGCCTGCCCGCCGCCAGCACGGCCGCCGTGGCGCTCGCCATCGGGGAGCGGGTCGTAGACTTCCTGCTAGAGGACGATACACACAATGCGTGTGCATATGGGAATGCTACGATGTTATAG